One Thioclava electrotropha DNA segment encodes these proteins:
- a CDS encoding flavin-containing monooxygenase gives MTNTRGRFALIGAGPMGLAAAKVLGEQGVDYQGFELHSDVGGLWDIEGAHSTMYESAHLISSKRMTEFTDFPMRDEVAEYPSHREMAQYFRDFADHFDIRRHYRFGAEVTKLEPLGDDDEGWRVSWRDAEGEHSEVYAGVLIANGTLSEPNMPDFPGQFDGELIHSSAYRDPSQFAGKRVLVVGAGNSGCDIAVDAIHHGKSCDLSMRRGYYFVPKYVFGKPADTLGGAIKLPMWLKRKIDGALLKWFVGDPQKYGFPKPDYKLYESHPIVNSLVLFHAGHGDLKVRADIERLDGKTVHFKDGTQAEYDMILAATGYKLHYPFIAPELLNWQGDAPHLYLNAMHPKRDDLFVLGMLEASGLGWQGRHEQAEMVARYIRGLRDGSEAAKRLQAKKAEGFERATGGMAYLKLARMAYYVDKATYRKAVTGWIKALSGKAAA, from the coding sequence ATGACAAATACGAGGGGCAGGTTCGCCCTGATCGGCGCGGGCCCGATGGGTCTGGCCGCGGCCAAGGTGCTGGGCGAACAGGGGGTAGACTATCAGGGCTTCGAGCTGCACAGCGATGTGGGCGGGCTCTGGGATATCGAGGGCGCGCATTCGACGATGTATGAAAGCGCGCATCTGATTTCCTCGAAGCGGATGACGGAATTCACCGATTTTCCGATGCGCGACGAGGTGGCGGAGTATCCCAGCCACCGCGAGATGGCGCAGTATTTCCGCGATTTCGCCGATCATTTCGACATTCGCCGGCATTACCGCTTCGGCGCGGAGGTGACCAAACTCGAGCCGCTGGGCGACGATGACGAGGGCTGGCGGGTCAGCTGGCGCGATGCGGAAGGAGAGCATTCGGAGGTCTATGCTGGCGTTCTGATCGCCAATGGCACGCTCTCCGAGCCGAACATGCCGGACTTCCCGGGCCAGTTCGACGGCGAGCTGATCCATTCCTCGGCCTATCGCGACCCCTCGCAATTCGCCGGCAAACGGGTGCTCGTCGTGGGCGCGGGCAATTCCGGCTGCGACATCGCGGTGGACGCGATCCACCACGGCAAAAGCTGCGATCTCTCGATGCGACGCGGCTATTACTTCGTGCCGAAATACGTCTTCGGCAAACCCGCCGACACGCTGGGCGGCGCGATCAAGCTGCCGATGTGGCTCAAGCGCAAGATCGACGGCGCGCTGCTGAAATGGTTCGTGGGCGATCCGCAGAAATACGGGTTTCCCAAGCCCGATTACAAACTCTACGAGAGCCATCCGATCGTGAACTCGCTGGTGCTGTTCCACGCAGGCCACGGCGATCTGAAAGTGCGCGCCGATATCGAACGGCTCGACGGAAAAACGGTGCATTTCAAGGATGGCACGCAGGCCGAGTATGACATGATCCTCGCGGCCACCGGCTACAAGCTGCACTACCCGTTCATCGCGCCGGAGTTGCTGAACTGGCAAGGCGATGCGCCGCATCTGTACCTGAACGCGATGCATCCCAAGCGCGATGATCTCTTCGTGCTGGGGATGCTCGAGGCGAGCGGACTTGGCTGGCAGGGTCGCCACGAGCAAGCCGAGATGGTGGCGCGCTACATTCGCGGGCTGCGCGATGGCTCGGAGGCCGCGAAGCGCCTGCAGGCGAAGAAGGCCGAAGGGTTCGAGCGCGCGACCGGCGGCATGGCCTATCTCAAGCTCGCGCGGATGGCCTATTACGTGGACAAGGCGACCTATCGCAAGGCGGTCACCGGCTGGATCAAGGCGCTCAGCGGGAAGGCGGCGGCATGA
- a CDS encoding ArsR/SmtB family transcription factor, with protein MIVTVLSALAEPTRLGAMQLLHDGGEHCACELMARLDATQSRMSRHMGVLKAAGLVVDRRDAQWVRYRVNPDLSPDIQQILSAVMKASASTERTAA; from the coding sequence ATGATCGTGACTGTTCTCTCCGCGCTTGCCGAACCCACCCGGCTGGGGGCGATGCAGCTTTTGCACGATGGGGGCGAGCATTGCGCCTGCGAGTTGATGGCGCGTCTCGATGCCACCCAGTCGCGCATGTCGCGTCATATGGGCGTGCTGAAAGCCGCGGGACTGGTGGTCGATCGGCGCGATGCGCAATGGGTCCGGTATCGGGTGAACCCCGATCTCTCCCCGGACATCCAGCAAATCCTGAGCGCGGTCATGAAAGCCAGCGCCAGCACGGAAAGGACCGCGGCATGA
- a CDS encoding site-2 protease family protein, producing the protein MSWSYSIGKIGGTVLRVHVTFVLLIIWITASAWAAEGPQAALINMLFILSVFACVVLHEFGHATMAARFGVRTPDITLLPIGGLARLERIPENPKQEILIAVAGPAVNVVIFLILTIFLGGSGWLSDLQSLDNPGQSFWGRLALVNALLVAFNLIPAFPMDGGRVFRAVLALFMDRVKATQVAARTGQVIAVLFAYWGLTSGNPILVLIAAFIFFAAGAESSDAAMRGLAHRSAARDAVITSFVSLAPDDTLDTAAQAILHSSQSEFPVLTPDGQFVGFVTRESVLARPDPEFRQRPVSEIMFDNVPVVSLKTGMDDVLDAFAKGRIPAVAVIGKTGNFVGFINRENIGEWFILARGS; encoded by the coding sequence ATGAGCTGGTCCTATTCAATCGGCAAGATCGGCGGCACGGTTCTCAGGGTGCATGTCACCTTCGTTCTGCTGATCATCTGGATCACCGCCTCGGCCTGGGCTGCCGAGGGACCGCAGGCCGCGCTGATCAACATGCTCTTCATCCTGTCGGTCTTCGCCTGTGTCGTGCTGCACGAATTCGGCCATGCGACGATGGCGGCCCGGTTCGGCGTGCGCACCCCCGACATCACCCTTCTGCCGATCGGCGGTCTGGCGCGGCTGGAGCGGATCCCGGAAAATCCCAAGCAGGAAATCCTGATCGCGGTGGCGGGTCCTGCGGTCAATGTCGTGATCTTCCTGATCCTGACGATCTTTCTTGGCGGCAGCGGCTGGCTGAGCGACCTGCAATCGCTCGACAATCCAGGACAAAGCTTCTGGGGGCGGCTCGCGCTAGTGAACGCGCTGCTCGTGGCGTTCAACCTGATCCCGGCCTTCCCGATGGATGGCGGGCGGGTGTTTCGCGCCGTGCTTGCGCTCTTCATGGACCGGGTGAAAGCCACGCAGGTCGCGGCGCGCACCGGGCAGGTCATCGCCGTGCTCTTCGCCTATTGGGGGCTGACGAGCGGCAACCCGATCCTCGTGCTGATCGCGGCGTTCATCTTCTTCGCGGCCGGGGCGGAAAGCTCGGATGCGGCGATGCGTGGCCTCGCCCATCGTTCGGCGGCGCGTGACGCGGTCATCACCTCCTTCGTGTCGCTGGCGCCCGACGACACGCTCGACACCGCCGCTCAGGCGATCCTGCACAGCTCGCAATCGGAGTTCCCCGTGCTCACGCCCGACGGGCAGTTCGTCGGCTTCGTCACCCGCGAGAGCGTGCTGGCCCGGCCCGACCCCGAATTCCGCCAGCGCCCCGTTTCCGAGATCATGTTCGACAACGTGCCCGTCGTGTCGCTGAAGACGGGGATGGACGATGTACTCGACGCGTTCGCGAAAGGGCGTATTCCCGCGGTGGCGGTGATCGGCAAGACCGGCAATTTCGTGGGGTTCATCAATCGCGAGAATATCGGCGAGTGGTTCATCCTCGCCCGCGGCAGCTAA
- a CDS encoding enoyl-CoA hydratase/isomerase family protein, whose protein sequence is MSHFTYDTVLSQLGAKGVRTITLNRPERLNAMNRQLVVDVACAFEDANADPATKVIIFTGAGKAFCAGDDRKAHTHPETEEEAREIVHAIQRATHAITLGEKPVVGAINGWAVGGGLEWAINCDFPIWAESAKGFFPEVSLNLFVTGAVTSLLPALVGLNKAREMLIFGDRYSAKDMGEIGVAWKVVDDAALIAVAVQTAERLADLPVLSVRAMKRVLNHAAVPDLHRALQLETDATVAGFLDPETTRRVTEF, encoded by the coding sequence ATGAGCCATTTCACCTACGACACCGTCCTGAGCCAGCTTGGCGCCAAGGGCGTGCGCACCATCACCCTCAACCGCCCCGAGCGGCTCAACGCGATGAACCGTCAGCTGGTCGTCGATGTCGCGTGCGCCTTTGAGGACGCCAATGCCGACCCGGCCACCAAGGTGATCATCTTCACCGGGGCGGGCAAAGCGTTTTGTGCGGGCGATGACCGCAAGGCCCATACCCATCCCGAGACCGAGGAAGAGGCGCGCGAGATCGTGCACGCGATTCAGCGCGCGACCCATGCGATTACCCTCGGCGAGAAACCGGTGGTCGGCGCGATCAACGGCTGGGCCGTCGGCGGCGGCTTGGAATGGGCGATCAATTGCGACTTTCCGATCTGGGCCGAAAGCGCCAAGGGCTTCTTCCCCGAGGTCTCGCTGAACCTGTTCGTCACCGGGGCCGTCACCTCGCTCCTGCCCGCGCTGGTCGGGCTGAACAAGGCGCGCGAGATGCTGATCTTCGGCGACCGGTATTCAGCGAAGGACATGGGCGAGATCGGCGTGGCGTGGAAGGTCGTTGACGATGCGGCGCTGATCGCGGTGGCCGTCCAGACCGCCGAACGGCTCGCCGATCTTCCCGTCCTGTCGGTCCGCGCGATGAAACGCGTTCTCAATCACGCCGCGGTGCCGGACCTGCACCGGGCGCTGCAGCTCGAGACCGATGCCACGGTCGCGGGTTTCCTCGACCCGGAGACGACGCGGCGCGTGACCGAGTTCTGA
- a CDS encoding SDR family NAD(P)-dependent oxidoreductase: protein MSTRVAVISGGAGGLGQALSAGLRAEGWQVVLLDRDISGLTAKPNEEAIACDLTDADQLASACADIRARYPRIDLVIYNAGVTQIGPFSELTEAAHRKVFEINYFAATAMARQFLEPVRESHGTHLAISSVAGFSPLYHRTAYAASKHALEGFFKSLRSEEAPHGVRVQIAAPSFVATNIDRAERQSDGITRPGAAADGVDYMTPEAAAQVILTGLKRGRPMIPVGRVARLAWWINRASPRLFQRLMERNIAKGQS from the coding sequence ATGAGCACGCGCGTCGCGGTAATCTCGGGCGGCGCCGGGGGGCTTGGGCAGGCGCTCTCGGCGGGGCTGCGCGCCGAGGGATGGCAGGTCGTGCTGCTCGACCGGGATATCTCCGGGCTAACGGCCAAGCCGAACGAGGAAGCCATCGCCTGCGATCTGACCGACGCGGATCAGCTTGCCAGCGCCTGCGCCGATATCCGCGCGCGCTATCCCCGGATCGATCTGGTGATCTACAATGCAGGTGTCACCCAGATCGGGCCGTTCTCCGAGCTGACCGAGGCCGCGCATCGCAAGGTCTTCGAGATTAACTATTTCGCGGCGACCGCGATGGCGCGGCAGTTCCTCGAACCCGTGCGGGAAAGCCACGGCACGCATCTGGCGATTTCCTCGGTCGCGGGGTTTTCGCCGCTCTACCACCGCACGGCCTATGCAGCGTCGAAACATGCACTGGAAGGGTTCTTCAAGTCGCTTCGTTCGGAGGAAGCGCCGCATGGCGTGCGCGTGCAGATCGCGGCGCCGTCCTTCGTGGCGACCAATATCGACCGGGCCGAGCGGCAATCGGACGGCATCACGCGCCCCGGTGCGGCTGCGGACGGGGTGGATTACATGACGCCAGAGGCTGCCGCACAGGTGATCCTTACTGGGCTCAAGCGCGGCCGCCCGATGATCCCGGTGGGCCGCGTCGCGCGGCTCGCGTGGTGGATCAACCGCGCCTCGCCCCGGCTGTTCCAGCGGCTCATGGAGCGCAACATCGCGAAGGGCCAATCCTGA
- a CDS encoding sulfite exporter TauE/SafE family protein, translating to MLSTTTLLVITAVFFSAFLRGIAGFGFALAAVPIVSLMVPPIEAVTLAVLLQVAVGCRDLFTLHGHVHKPSLARLSLGAIVGTPVGIFALTAVSADAARVMIALAVLAGLALLLRYKPARPHPHGGLALLAGVASGAFSGLAAMPGPPAVAYYLGAGTTAVQTRASLLLFFFVASLLATPGLIWAGVVNGDALWLTLVSVPALALGTWAGTAAFARLDNTQYRSLAIVVMAISAVLAGWRGLSVYL from the coding sequence ATGTTGAGCACAACGACCCTGCTGGTCATCACGGCGGTGTTCTTCTCCGCCTTCTTGCGCGGCATCGCAGGGTTCGGTTTCGCGCTGGCCGCGGTGCCGATCGTCTCGCTGATGGTGCCGCCGATCGAGGCGGTGACGCTGGCGGTGCTGCTGCAGGTCGCGGTCGGGTGCCGCGACCTTTTCACTCTGCACGGGCATGTGCACAAACCCTCGCTCGCGCGGCTCTCTCTGGGCGCGATTGTGGGCACTCCGGTCGGGATTTTCGCGCTCACCGCCGTCAGCGCCGATGCCGCGCGGGTGATGATCGCGCTCGCCGTGTTGGCGGGGCTGGCGCTGCTGCTGCGCTACAAGCCTGCGCGCCCGCATCCCCATGGCGGACTCGCGTTGCTGGCGGGCGTGGCCTCGGGCGCGTTTTCCGGGCTCGCGGCGATGCCGGGGCCGCCTGCGGTGGCTTATTATCTGGGCGCGGGCACCACAGCTGTACAGACGCGGGCCTCGTTGCTTCTGTTCTTCTTCGTGGCCTCGCTGCTGGCCACGCCGGGGCTGATCTGGGCAGGCGTGGTGAATGGCGATGCGCTCTGGCTGACGCTGGTCTCGGTGCCTGCGCTGGCGCTGGGGACATGGGCGGGCACGGCTGCCTTCGCGCGGCTCGACAACACGCAGTATCGCTCTCTCGCCATCGTGGTCATGGCGATTTCGGCGGTGCTGGCGGGCTGGCGCGGCCTGTCGGTCTATCTCTAG
- a CDS encoding DUF2946 family protein: MTRPQRASRAFDGKIERGPRLHAPRFDGLRRAQSALLTALVAILLQVVLLTDHLGAAAIAATGRAAPGAQMGLLQICTGEGIVYMTPQGETVAAPDGAAPQPGQTAPTGQVHSQCAVCGSASVCAFEAPDTIVTPARLYREIAPLHASLERVSLPVQTAPRFRHARAPPVV; this comes from the coding sequence ATGACCCGACCCCAACGCGCCTCCAGAGCCTTTGACGGCAAGATCGAACGCGGCCCGCGCCTGCACGCGCCGCGCTTCGATGGATTGCGCCGCGCGCAATCGGCGCTGCTGACCGCGCTCGTCGCGATCCTGCTGCAGGTCGTCCTTCTGACCGATCATCTGGGTGCGGCCGCCATAGCCGCCACCGGCCGGGCCGCGCCCGGCGCGCAGATGGGGCTGCTGCAGATCTGTACCGGCGAGGGGATCGTCTACATGACCCCGCAGGGCGAAACGGTCGCCGCGCCGGATGGGGCCGCGCCCCAGCCCGGCCAGACCGCGCCCACCGGTCAAGTCCACAGCCAATGCGCAGTCTGCGGCTCGGCCTCGGTCTGCGCGTTTGAAGCCCCCGACACGATCGTCACCCCGGCCCGTCTCTACCGCGAGATCGCCCCGCTCCACGCGTCCCTTGAGCGGGTCTCTCTCCCGGTGCAGACCGCGCCCCGTTTCCGGCACGCCCGCGCCCCTCCTGTCGTCTGA
- a CDS encoding thioredoxin family protein encodes MKDVKVYGPGCKRCEKTEEMVKEAAAKLGIEVSVEKVTDPRAIAMAGVMSTPGVSVDGKLVHSGGLPDSGKLEGWLSA; translated from the coding sequence ATGAAGGACGTCAAGGTTTACGGCCCCGGCTGCAAGCGCTGCGAAAAGACCGAGGAGATGGTCAAGGAAGCGGCCGCCAAGCTCGGCATCGAGGTCTCGGTCGAGAAGGTGACCGATCCCCGCGCGATCGCCATGGCTGGCGTGATGTCGACCCCCGGTGTCTCCGTCGACGGGAAGCTGGTCCATTCGGGCGGCCTGCCGGATAGCGGTAAGCTCGAGGGCTGGCTGTCGGCCTGA
- a CDS encoding TetR/AcrR family transcriptional regulator — MRDIAALAEVPLGLVNHHGGSKEALFREVVERRAEELARLRLEALAQAKGQGALDLTAILGCFFRPYLAKAAGSDPQWLAYARLVAMVSADPAWADISTDLFDPTAQRFMDEICALHPKVSRAVVAEGFVYSVAALLAFLTSEWRIAALASQSDAQGSVEGLVAFCAAGCAARIAQAET; from the coding sequence GTGCGCGACATCGCCGCGCTGGCCGAGGTGCCGCTGGGGCTGGTGAACCATCACGGGGGCTCGAAAGAGGCGCTGTTTCGCGAAGTTGTGGAGCGGCGCGCCGAAGAGCTGGCGCGTCTGCGTCTGGAGGCTCTGGCGCAGGCGAAGGGGCAGGGGGCGCTCGATCTGACGGCGATCCTCGGCTGCTTCTTCCGGCCCTATCTGGCGAAGGCGGCGGGCAGCGATCCGCAATGGCTGGCCTATGCGCGGCTTGTGGCGATGGTCTCGGCCGATCCGGCCTGGGCGGATATCTCGACCGATCTGTTCGACCCGACCGCGCAGCGCTTCATGGACGAGATCTGCGCGCTGCATCCCAAGGTCAGCCGGGCGGTCGTGGCCGAAGGGTTCGTCTATTCGGTGGCGGCGCTTCTGGCCTTCCTGACCTCGGAATGGCGGATCGCGGCGCTGGCCTCGCAGTCCGATGCGCAGGGGTCCGTCGAGGGGCTGGTCGCCTTCTGCGCGGCAGGCTGCGCGGCGCGCATCGCGCAGGCCGAGACGTGA
- a CDS encoding aldo/keto reductase, with protein sequence MEKIDLTSDVAVSRIVYGMWRLADDADTSPAHVRAKIDACLAQGITTFDHADIYGGYTAEGVFGAAMREDPSLRDQMEIVTKCDIIVSAGRHSHRKVKHYDTSRAHVEASVDASLRELATDRIDLLLIHRPDPLMDHHETGAVLDDLVASGKVRAVGVSNFRPWDWELLQSGMKTPLVTNQIEISLGCVSPFTNGDLAFHQRQAQPVMAWSPLGGGALMTGEGRVQAVLDDIAQAQGVDRAAVATAFLLAHPARIIPVMGTNNLERIAKLSDALKVQIDRETWFRLYEAGLGQPVP encoded by the coding sequence ATGGAAAAGATCGACCTTACCTCGGATGTCGCGGTCAGCCGGATCGTCTATGGCATGTGGCGGCTGGCCGACGACGCCGACACCTCGCCCGCCCATGTGCGCGCCAAGATCGACGCCTGTCTGGCGCAGGGGATCACCACGTTCGACCATGCCGACATCTATGGCGGCTACACGGCGGAAGGGGTCTTCGGCGCGGCGATGCGCGAGGACCCGTCGCTGCGCGATCAGATGGAGATCGTCACGAAATGCGACATCATCGTCTCGGCGGGCCGTCATTCGCATCGCAAGGTGAAGCATTACGACACCTCGCGCGCGCATGTCGAAGCTTCGGTCGACGCCTCGCTGCGGGAGCTGGCGACCGACCGGATCGACCTGCTGCTGATCCATCGCCCGGATCCGCTGATGGATCACCACGAGACCGGAGCGGTGCTCGACGATCTCGTGGCGTCCGGGAAGGTGCGCGCGGTGGGCGTGTCGAACTTCCGCCCGTGGGACTGGGAGCTGCTGCAATCGGGGATGAAGACGCCGCTGGTGACCAACCAGATCGAGATCAGTCTTGGTTGCGTGTCGCCCTTCACCAATGGCGATCTGGCCTTCCACCAGCGGCAGGCGCAGCCCGTGATGGCGTGGTCGCCCCTGGGCGGCGGCGCGTTGATGACGGGCGAGGGCCGGGTGCAGGCGGTTCTCGACGATATCGCGCAGGCGCAGGGCGTGGATCGCGCAGCCGTCGCGACGGCCTTCCTGCTCGCCCATCCGGCGCGGATCATCCCGGTGATGGGGACCAATAACCTCGAGCGGATCGCGAAGCTTTCCGATGCGCTCAAGGTTCAGATCGATAGGGAGACGTGGTTCCGCCTCTACGAGGCCGGGCTCGGTCAGCCTGTCCCATGA
- a CDS encoding SDR family oxidoreductase has protein sequence MTRILITGAGGMIGRVLTAELSESGHEVIATDLACPDTLPEAVRFVAMDVTTDAPAKVIARERPEVIVHLASIVTPGPGMGRELAYKVDVEGTRKVLDAALSVGVRRLVVTSSGAAYGYHADNPVPLRESDPVRGNPEFAYADHKRQVEEMLAEARTAHPALEQVVLRVGTVLGKGTDNQITALFRKPRLLALRGCESPFVFIWTRDLARILIRAATDGPPGIFNVAGDGALGVSDLARRLGKPVRRLPALGIKAALAIAHPLGLSRYGPEQVRFLQYRPVLANDALKEVFGYTPELTSAEVFDLWAREAGL, from the coding sequence ATGACCCGGATCCTGATTACCGGAGCGGGCGGCATGATCGGCCGCGTACTCACCGCCGAACTGTCTGAGAGCGGCCATGAGGTCATCGCGACCGATCTGGCTTGCCCCGACACCCTGCCCGAAGCCGTGCGCTTCGTGGCGATGGATGTGACCACCGACGCCCCCGCCAAGGTCATCGCGCGCGAGCGGCCCGAGGTGATCGTGCATCTCGCCTCCATCGTGACGCCGGGCCCCGGAATGGGGCGCGAGCTGGCCTATAAGGTCGATGTGGAGGGCACGCGCAAGGTGCTGGATGCGGCGCTTTCGGTCGGGGTTCGGCGGCTCGTCGTGACCTCCTCGGGCGCGGCCTATGGCTATCACGCCGACAATCCCGTGCCCCTGCGCGAGAGCGATCCGGTGCGCGGCAATCCCGAGTTTGCCTATGCCGATCACAAGCGGCAGGTCGAGGAGATGCTGGCCGAGGCGCGCACCGCCCACCCTGCCCTCGAGCAGGTCGTGCTGCGGGTGGGCACCGTTCTGGGCAAGGGCACCGACAACCAGATCACAGCGCTTTTCCGCAAGCCGCGTCTGCTCGCACTGAGGGGCTGCGAGAGCCCCTTCGTCTTCATCTGGACCCGCGATCTCGCGCGCATCCTGATCCGCGCTGCGACCGATGGGCCGCCCGGAATCTTCAACGTCGCGGGCGACGGCGCGCTCGGCGTCAGCGATCTCGCGCGGCGTCTTGGCAAACCTGTGCGCCGCTTGCCCGCGCTTGGCATCAAGGCGGCGCTAGCCATCGCCCATCCGCTGGGGCTGAGCCGCTACGGGCCAGAGCAGGTGCGCTTCCTGCAATACCGCCCCGTTCTGGCCAACGACGCGCTGAAGGAAGTCTTCGGCTACACGCCCGAGCTGACCAGCGCCGAGGTTTTCGACCTCTGGGCCCGCGAGGCGGGGCTATGA
- a CDS encoding bile acid:sodium symporter family protein has translation MTGLDAVRLNFSPGALHLLNAILGIVMFSVAIDLSPRDFRPLVRRPWALIVGFTSQFLVLPALTFGLVLALQPSPSIALGLILVAACPGGNVSNFFTHRAGGNTALSVSLTAFATVAAIVLTPLNIAFWGSLYAPTRALLHETHIDPVSVAITVGVMLLLPLIAGITLNHYRYDLTTRIRDPLKWISMAIFVAFVALSLSANWQYFVQFVGLIAGMVVLHNALAFAGGYGTATLARLSPFDRRAITIETGIQNSGLGLVLIFAFFGGLGGMAIVAAFWGIWHIIAGFAISTLMRRKEAAR, from the coding sequence ATGACGGGGCTCGACGCGGTCCGGCTGAATTTCAGCCCCGGCGCCCTGCATCTGCTCAACGCGATCCTCGGCATCGTCATGTTCTCGGTCGCGATCGACCTATCCCCGCGCGATTTCCGCCCCCTGGTGCGCAGGCCCTGGGCGCTGATCGTGGGGTTCACGTCGCAATTTCTGGTGCTGCCCGCGCTGACCTTCGGGCTGGTGCTGGCGCTGCAGCCCAGCCCCTCGATTGCGCTCGGGCTGATCCTCGTGGCGGCCTGCCCGGGCGGAAATGTCTCGAACTTCTTCACCCACCGGGCGGGTGGAAACACGGCGCTCTCGGTCTCGCTGACCGCCTTCGCCACGGTGGCGGCGATCGTGCTGACGCCGCTCAATATCGCCTTCTGGGGCAGCCTTTACGCGCCGACGCGCGCGCTGCTGCACGAGACCCATATCGATCCGGTGAGCGTGGCGATCACCGTGGGCGTCATGCTGCTTTTGCCGCTGATCGCCGGGATCACGCTGAACCATTACCGCTATGACCTCACGACGCGCATCCGCGATCCGCTGAAGTGGATCTCGATGGCGATTTTCGTGGCTTTCGTCGCGCTCTCGCTCAGCGCCAATTGGCAGTATTTCGTGCAATTCGTCGGGCTGATCGCGGGAATGGTGGTGCTGCACAACGCGCTGGCCTTCGCGGGCGGCTATGGCACCGCGACGCTAGCGCGGCTGTCGCCCTTCGACCGGCGCGCGATCACCATCGAGACGGGCATCCAGAATTCCGGCCTCGGCCTCGTGCTGATCTTCGCCTTCTTCGGCGGCCTTGGCGGCATGGCGATCGTCGCGGCCTTCTGGGGCATCTGGCACATCATCGCGGGCTTCGCGATCTCGACACTCATGAGACGAAAGGAGGCCGCACGATGA
- a CDS encoding permease, whose protein sequence is MSVTQHETPHGGMPGWAWSVVVAAGLVAWWVVYHQLPALSEWIVSLLPVARDTHTGEALAFFFYDVPKVMMLLTLIVFAMGVVRSFFSPEKTRALLSGKREGVGNVMAAGLGVLTPFCSCSAVPLFIGFVSAGIPLGVTFSFLIAAPMVNEVALILLVGLVGWPVALVYLGFGLAIAIVAGWVIGRLHVEGWLQDWVRDIHSGATTPGAVESDDLSMTDRYRLGLEAVREIFAKVWIWIIVGIAMGALIHGYVPQDLMVRIMGSGTWWSVPAAVLMGVPMYTNAAGVIPIVEALLGKGAALGTVLAFMMSVIALSMPEMIILRQVLKLRLIAVFIGVVASGILAVGFLFNALF, encoded by the coding sequence ATGAGTGTGACGCAGCATGAAACGCCGCATGGCGGGATGCCCGGCTGGGCGTGGAGCGTGGTCGTCGCGGCAGGCCTCGTCGCGTGGTGGGTGGTTTACCACCAGCTCCCGGCCCTCTCCGAATGGATCGTCTCGCTGCTGCCGGTCGCCCGCGACACCCATACCGGCGAGGCGCTGGCCTTCTTCTTCTACGACGTGCCGAAAGTGATGATGCTGCTCACCCTGATCGTCTTCGCGATGGGGGTCGTGCGCAGCTTCTTCAGCCCCGAAAAGACCCGCGCGCTTCTGTCGGGCAAGCGCGAGGGCGTCGGCAACGTGATGGCGGCGGGCTTGGGCGTGTTGACCCCGTTCTGCTCCTGCTCGGCGGTGCCGCTGTTCATCGGCTTCGTCTCCGCGGGCATCCCGCTGGGCGTCACCTTCTCCTTCCTGATCGCAGCCCCGATGGTCAACGAGGTGGCGCTGATCCTGCTGGTCGGCCTCGTCGGCTGGCCCGTGGCGCTGGTCTATCTCGGCTTCGGCCTCGCCATCGCGATCGTCGCGGGCTGGGTGATCGGCCGGCTCCATGTCGAGGGCTGGCTGCAGGATTGGGTGCGCGACATCCATTCCGGCGCGACCACGCCGGGCGCGGTCGAGAGCGACGATCTGAGCATGACCGACCGCTATCGCCTGGGCCTCGAGGCCGTGCGCGAAATCTTCGCCAAGGTCTGGATCTGGATCATCGTCGGGATCGCCATGGGCGCGCTGATCCACGGCTATGTGCCGCAGGACCTGATGGTGCGCATCATGGGCTCGGGCACGTGGTGGTCGGTGCCGGCCGCGGTGTTGATGGGCGTGCCGATGTACACCAACGCCGCCGGCGTCATCCCGATCGTCGAGGCGCTTCTGGGCAAGGGCGCGGCGCTCGGCACGGTTCTCGCCTTCATGATGTCGGTGATCGCGCTGTCCATGCCCGAGATGATCATCCTGCGTCAGGTCCTCAAACTGCGCCTGATCGCGGTGTTCATCGGGGTCGTCGCCAGCGGCATCCTCGCCGTCGGCTTCCTGTTCAACGCATTGTTCTGA